From a region of the Nothobranchius furzeri strain GRZ-AD chromosome 12, NfurGRZ-RIMD1, whole genome shotgun sequence genome:
- the sdhaf4 gene encoding succinate dehydrogenase assembly factor 4, mitochondrial: MFCLRVFFSGSGHVVSRTVFTGCSHRASGVVKDREPLRKAKTPQGRLDNPEEKNQDVLEKFPDDINPATKEKGGPRGPEPTRYGDWERKGRCVDF, encoded by the exons ATGTTCTGTTTGCGAGTGTTTTTCTCAGGAAGCGGACATGTCGTCTCCCGGACCGTCTTTACAG gttgTTCCCATAGAGCCAGTGGAGTTGTGAAGGACAGAGAACCTCTGAGGAAGGCCAAAACCCCACAGGGCCGCCTCGATAACCCTGAAGAAAAAAACCAAGATGTTCTGGAAA AGTTTCCAGATGATATCAACCCTGCAACGAAGGAGAAAGGTGGTCCTCGGGGTCCAGAGCCCACCCGCTATGGAGACTGGGAGAGGAAAGGTCGCTGTGTGGACTTCTAG